TTCATGACAGTCGGTTTGAAAGGTTTTAACGCATAATCATGGCGATTTGCAGTGCGCTTAAAGCTTCCCTTTTTACCAATGTAAGGTCTTGCAATAATTCGACCAAGCATGTAAGGATCATCTAAAGTAATTTTGCGACAAAATTCACAAATCTCATAAAGTTCTTCTAGTGGGATAATATCTTCATGTGCTGCAATTTGCAGCACAGAATCAGCCGAGGTATAGACAATCAGCGCGCCAGTCTTCATTTGTTCTTCGCCAAGCTCATCAATAATCTCTGTCCCACTTGCAGGCTTATTCCCAATCACAGCACGCCCTGTATGTGCTTCAATTTGGTCGATTAGCTCTTTTGGAAACCCATCTGGAAAAACACGAAAAGGTGTATCAATATAAAGACCCATAATTTCCCAATGCCCTGTCATCGTATCTTTACCACGTGAAGCTTCTTGCATTTTCGTATAATAAGCAAGCGGATGATCTGTTTTTGGCACGCCCTTAATAACTTCAATATTTGAAAGTCCAAGCTTACTCATTTCAGGTAGATGCAATCCATTCATTTTTTCAGCGATATGACCAAATGTATCCACGTCAAAGTCATCGAATTCAGAAGCATCCGGAGCCTCACCAATCCCGACAGAATCCATAACGATAATATGAATGCGTTTAAATTTATCCATTTTTTCAAACACCTTTCTATATTTATATTCTACTAGGCACGAGGATGAAATTCTTTATAAACATCCTTTAAGCGTAGTTTAGTGACATGTGTATAAATTTGCGTTGTTGAAATATCAGCATGACCAAGAAGCTCCTGCACAGAGCGCAAGTCAGCACCATTTTCAAGTAAATGTGTCGCAAAAGAATGTCTAAGTGTATGAGGTGTAATTGGCTTCTCAATACCCGAATTTAATGCTAATTTCTTTAATATTTTCCAAAAACCTTGTCTGGTTAACCCTTTACCATGATGATTTAAAAAAACTTCTTCGCTGCGATACGCTTTGTTTCTTAATTTTGGACGCGCGTGTTCAAGATAATTCGTTAACGCTGTGGTTGCAATTTTCCCAAGTGGAATGATTCGCTCCTTATCCCCTTTACCAATCGTTTGAATAAAACCCATATGAAGATGTAAATCGTCCATTTTTAACTTCACAAGTTCTGTGACACGAAGCCCGGTCGCATAGAGAAGCTCTAACATCGCTAAGTCACGTATGCCAAAAGGTGTCGATGTATCTGGTGCTTCGAGCAATTTTTCAACTTCATGAAAACTCAGTACTTTTGGCAGCACCTTCGCTTGTTTTGGCGTTTCGATTTGAAGCATCGGGTCATGCGTCATTTTTTGATCTTGCAATAAAAAATGCAAAAACGAGCGAATAGAAGCAATATAACGTGCAATTGTTCGTGCTGACTTCCCATCTTCTCGTGCATACGCAAGAAAAGAAACAATATCCGTTCGTTTTATTTTTTCCGGATCTTCTGAATGGCTATTTTCTTTGAAATAACAAGTAAAATAATGCAAATCCCGCTTATACGCTGTTAACGTGTTTTCTGACAGACCACGTTCAACCGTTAAAAAATGTAAAAAATCATCAATTAATTCATTCATTGTTTCTCCTCCACAAACTCCATTTTAACATGAATTTTACTTGACGTGAATTTTTAAGGATTTTAAAAAATGAGCGATAAGCACGTTCATTTCAGACGTTTGATAAGTTATGAAGAAGTCCTTCATATTGCCTTTTACCAAACTTTTAAAATAAAGGTGTTTTTCGCTCATTTTATTACATTTTTTCATGCTTTTTTCGTTTGCTTCTTACAACTAGAACAAATCCCTTGAAAAGTCAATCGATGATCTTTTACTAAAAAATTCCAGCGCTCTTCAATGATTTTTTCAACATCTTCTAACAAATCTTCTTGTACTTCTTCAACAGAACCACATTCTAAACAAAGGAGATGATGATGAAAATGCTTCGCTCCTTCTTTTCTAAGATCATAACGAGAAACCCCATCCCCAAAATTAATCTTATCAACCACACGAAGCTCCGTCAGTAGTTCAAGCGTACGGTAAACAGTCGCAAGCCCAGTGTCAGGTGCAATTTCTTTTACACATAAAAAAACTTCTTCGGCACTTAAATGGTCTTTTTCATTTTCAAGGAGTACACGAACAGTGGCTTCCCGTTGCGGCGTTAATTTATAACTTGCTTCATGTAGCTGAGCTTTAATACGCCCAATGCGACCTTCCATCGATATTTTCCTCCTTTAACGCATTTATCAATTTTACTATAAATTAATTCTCATTATCAATCTCATCGGAAGAATATTTTAGAATAATTATTAATAAAATATTCTTGATTTTTCTTTATAGAAAAAGATTTATTTACTGATATTACTATATTTACTAAGATATCATATTTTAGTTCAGCTGTCTATGTTGATTATCAATTAAATAAAAGTAAGCTAATTATCTATAATAATTATAAATAAATTTCAAAAAAAACACTTGCATCTTCCTCATAAAAATTTTATACTGAATTGAGAATCATTATCAATAAAGCATTGGAGTGACCCACTTTGAAAAATTTATACACAGAACACTTGCAAATCGCTTACGATAAACGGATTATTGTTGATCAATTAAATCTTGACATCCCACTTGGAAAAATTACAGCCTTGGTAGGAGCAAACGGATCCGGAAAATCAACCATTTTAAAAACAATGTCACGCTTAATGAAACCAAGTAGCGGTGCTGTCATTTTAGATGGAAAAAAAATCCACCATGAATCCACTAAAGAAATCGCCAAGGAGCTGGCAATTTTACCACAAAGCCCTTCTGCTCCAGGAGGCTTAACTGTTTACGATTTAGTAACTTACGGAAGAACACCTCATCAAAAAGGATTTAGCACATTGAACCAAGAAGACCGGAAGCTAATAGACTGGGCGATTCGAATGACGAATTTAGAAAATTTTGCTGATCATCCAATCGAAAATCTATCTGGCGGCCAAAGACAGCGTGCTTGGATTGCTACATTACTTGCACAAGATACGCCGATTTTATTCCTTGATGAACCAACAACATTCCTTGATATGACGCACCAACTAGATGTCATGAACATTTTAAAACAGCTTAACGAACTTGAAAAACGGACAATCGTTATGGTCGTGCATGATTTAAATCTTGCTTCCCGCTATGCAAGTCATATGATCGCCATTAAAGAGGGACAAATGGCAGCTTCCGGCACACCAACAGAAGTGATGACAGAAACGATGTTAGAAGATGTTTTTAACGTGAAAGCAGATATTTTGATCGATCCACGAAGCGGCGTTCCTCTCTGTTTACCTTATGAAACATGTAACGGCTGTGAAATACGCGATGTGGTCAAAGAAGCAGATATAGCGATTACAAGCGAGGTAACTATTTAACAGATTGGCAGCGTAAATTTATTGCGCCCGAGTGAAGCAAGCCCTTATATTTCATGGGGCTTCGTTACAAATTTAACTGCAATTCTAAATATTGGATGGCATACATTGTTTTTGCATCAATAATTAATTGTTCTGAAATAAGTTGTTTCGCTTCTTCCAATGTGACACTTACAAGATTAATAAATTCGTCTGCATCCATTTTTCGTCTTTTTTCCACAACTTTTAACTCATGTGCTACATAAATATGTAAAATCTCATCTGCAAAACCTGGTGCTGTATAAAAAGAAGTAAGATAACAAAAATTATCCGACGAATAACCTGTCTCTTCCTCTAGCTCTCTAATCGCCGTGACTTCTTGAGCTTCCCCCTGTTCCATTTTTCCCGCTGGAATTTCAAGAATAGTACGTTCAAGTGGCTTACGGAATTGCTCAACAAGAACCAGACGCCCATCACTAAGCAGTGGAATAATCGCTACTGCACCGGGATGCTTAATAATCTCTCGTTTGCTTTTTTCACCATTTGGCAATTCTACATCCAGCAACTCTAATTCGATAACTTTCCCTTTAAAAATGGTCTCTTTAGCGATTGTCTTCTCTTCAAGATTTTCCATGCGATCAACACATCCTCTTTTTTCTTCAGTATAACATAAGGTCCGAGATTAATTTACGTCGTGCGACTGATAACATCTTTTTTGTTCCTATGGTATGATGAATTCATGAGCAAACATCTTTCTAACGTTTCTTATGAAAGCATGTTTTGATATACCTTAGACTGGTAACTGAAGGAGAAGATGAATAATGACTTTATTTAAAAAATTGATGGCCTTTACTGGTTCTTTCCTAATTGTTTGTGTGCTATTTGGCATTTTATCAGCCATTTTTTATAATCACTGGCTATTCATCACTTTAACCACACTGTTTGTAGCTGCTTTGCTATTCTTCTTTTCTTCAAAAGCTGGTGACCAAGCATTAACTGAAAAAACAGGTCTAACAAAAAAAGAATACAAATACATTCGCAACAACTTAGATGAAGCACGCACAAAAATTATTCGTTTACAAAAGACGATGAGCACACATAAAACTCTCTACTCTTTTCAAGAAAGAAACAAAACACTTCTTTTAGTCAAGCGAATTTTCGGCATCGTCCGTGAACAACCCAAACGCTTTTATGAAGCCGAGGACTTCTTCTTTTCTCACCTTGATTCACTAGTAGAGCTTACAGAAAAATATGCTTTCCTTGAAAAGCAGCCAGTAAAAGATAAAAAAATCTATCAAACACTTTCTGATACTCGTTCTTTATTAAATGATCTCAGTCGGGTAATTGAAAAGGATTTATTTATCCTCCTAAATCAAGATATAAATAGCCTTGATTTCGAACTCGAAGTGGCAAAAAATTCAATCTCAAAACAGCAGCAAAAATTCGAAAGGAGCAATAAAGAATGAGTGAAAAAAGAACAAACGAATTACTTGAAAAAGAAATGAATCAAACCCTTGATGATTTACTAACAAATCCATTTGGGAATGAAACGGCGATAACAAATAATGATGAAAAAGCGCCACGCTTAATCGATATGCTTCCTGAAAATAATAAGCGCCAAGCCATAGAACTAAGCAAACAAATTGAACCTGGAAACCAATCTGCTATACTCAGCTACGGAGCTCCAGCTCAAGCGAAACTACATGACTTCTCCCATTCAATGCTTGCCCATGTCCAAAAACAAGATGTAGGACCAATTGGGGACATTATTGGCGACTTAATGTATCGTTTACAAGAAGCTGATCCCGATGAACTTGCTGCTCGAAATCGCAACGTATTTACGAAGATGTTTCATCGTGTCAAACAATCCATCAACGAAATTACCTCAAAATACCAAAAAATCGGAACTCAAATTGATCGCATCGCACTCAAATTAGAGCATTCGAAAAAGCGTTTAATAGAGGATAACTCATTTTTAGAACAACTTTATGATAAAAATAAAGACTACTTCCAAGCACTCAATATTTATATTGCTGCAGGTGAAGTAAAAATAGAAGAAATCAACACACAGCTTCTTCCTGAACTTCGGAAAAAAGCAGAAGAAACTGGTGATCAGATGGCTTTTCAAGAAGTACATGATTTAACTCAATTTGCTGACCGCTTAGAAAAGCGTGTTCACGACTTAAAGCTAAGTCGTCAAATTACGATTCAGCAAGCACCACAAATCCGTTTAATCCAAAACACCAACCAGGCACTTGCAGAAAAAATCCAATCTTCTATTATGACAGCCATTCCCCTTTGGAAAAACCAAGTAGCGATAGCACTCACTTTATTACGGCAACAACAAGCTGTTCAAGCGCAACGTCAAGTATCTGAAACAACAAATGAACTGTTAAAGCGAAATGCTGATATGCTAAAAACAAATGCCATTGAAACGGCTCGTGAAAATGAACGCGGTATTGTCGATATCGAAACACTAAAAGAAACGCAATCAAGTCTAATTGAGACCCTGCAAGAAACGCTTAAGATCCAGCAAGAAGGCCGTGCTAAACGCGCTGTTGCTGAAAAAGAACTTGTTACAATGGAACAAGAACTGAAAGAACGCTTGATTGAACTAAAATAATCGATAAATCCTTGAGCTTGATCAATCTTATCATTGATCGGCTCTTTTTTTCATTTAACTTTTGGCTTATTACATTAAAAATTTTATAACCATTTTCCATTTTTTAGGAGCTAATTTTGCTCATTTAACTAGATGATCGTGCGTCTAATTACCCTTAAATTTTTTTCTTCATGACTAAAAGACCAGTAAAATTACAATTAGGGTGTTAAAATGTCACCCTTTTTAGGTTTTTTGTACCGTGTACAAATTAACCCCTCCTAGTGTAGAATGATAAAACATGATTTAGCTTTGTAATAAAAAAGACATTTTATATGAAGCTTATATCGCATAATTAACTTAGGAGTTGAAAAAATGGTTTTAGGTCATGTGAAATGGTTTACAACAGTAGAACCTGTTAGAAACAATTTAAAAGACATCTGGACACTAGACACACTATTTTTATTTTCATTATCATTAATTTTTATTTTTTTACTATACGCATTTGCCCCCTACCTCGCTAAATTAAAGTTTCTAAATGGCAAATTTATCAATCGTATCAATCGAGAAACGGTTTTTCGCGTTGGGATTGCATTCGCACTTATTATTAGTATGTTAACAAAGCATGTTTTAGTGCCGGATGTACATGGCTCGTTACTGCTTTATATTATCATGGCTATTTCTGCACTAGGGCTCATCATTCAAACAAAGATAACACAATGGTTCAGCTTATTGCTTATTCTCTTTTTGTTTATTTGGAATATTTTTACTTTAGGAATTCATAATTCAGTTGATTATCTCTTTTTCATAGGAATTATGGTTACTTTATTTGCCTTTTTAATCAATAAAACAAAATGGAAAGTTAGGCCTCTTGAAATATTAACAGGGCTTTCGCTCCTTTGGGTAGCAGCGGAAAAAATGGTTTATAGCAATATGTCGCTGGATATTATTCATCACTATTCATTATACACATTTGGTTTTAGCCAAAAGCACTTTGTTATCTGTGCTGCATTAGTAGAGATGGTTATCGGTTTTGTTTTGATCACTGGTTACTTTCGAAAAATTATTTCTTTTGCTTTAACGCTTGTGTTTTTAGCAA
This DNA window, taken from Listeria sp. PSOL-1, encodes the following:
- the xerD gene encoding site-specific tyrosine recombinase XerD, encoding MNELIDDFLHFLTVERGLSENTLTAYKRDLHYFTCYFKENSHSEDPEKIKRTDIVSFLAYAREDGKSARTIARYIASIRSFLHFLLQDQKMTHDPMLQIETPKQAKVLPKVLSFHEVEKLLEAPDTSTPFGIRDLAMLELLYATGLRVTELVKLKMDDLHLHMGFIQTIGKGDKERIIPLGKIATTALTNYLEHARPKLRNKAYRSEEVFLNHHGKGLTRQGFWKILKKLALNSGIEKPITPHTLRHSFATHLLENGADLRSVQELLGHADISTTQIYTHVTKLRLKDVYKEFHPRA
- a CDS encoding 5-bromo-4-chloroindolyl phosphate hydrolysis family protein; translated protein: MTLFKKLMAFTGSFLIVCVLFGILSAIFYNHWLFITLTTLFVAALLFFFSSKAGDQALTEKTGLTKKEYKYIRNNLDEARTKIIRLQKTMSTHKTLYSFQERNKTLLLVKRIFGIVREQPKRFYEAEDFFFSHLDSLVELTEKYAFLEKQPVKDKKIYQTLSDTRSLLNDLSRVIEKDLFILLNQDINSLDFELEVAKNSISKQQQKFERSNKE
- a CDS encoding toxic anion resistance protein, which codes for MSEKRTNELLEKEMNQTLDDLLTNPFGNETAITNNDEKAPRLIDMLPENNKRQAIELSKQIEPGNQSAILSYGAPAQAKLHDFSHSMLAHVQKQDVGPIGDIIGDLMYRLQEADPDELAARNRNVFTKMFHRVKQSINEITSKYQKIGTQIDRIALKLEHSKKRLIEDNSFLEQLYDKNKDYFQALNIYIAAGEVKIEEINTQLLPELRKKAEETGDQMAFQEVHDLTQFADRLEKRVHDLKLSRQITIQQAPQIRLIQNTNQALAEKIQSSIMTAIPLWKNQVAIALTLLRQQQAVQAQRQVSETTNELLKRNADMLKTNAIETARENERGIVDIETLKETQSSLIETLQETLKIQQEGRAKRAVAEKELVTMEQELKERLIELK
- a CDS encoding NUDIX domain-containing protein, yielding MENLEEKTIAKETIFKGKVIELELLDVELPNGEKSKREIIKHPGAVAIIPLLSDGRLVLVEQFRKPLERTILEIPAGKMEQGEAQEVTAIRELEEETGYSSDNFCYLTSFYTAPGFADEILHIYVAHELKVVEKRRKMDADEFINLVSVTLEEAKQLISEQLIIDAKTMYAIQYLELQLNL
- the deoB gene encoding phosphopentomutase codes for the protein MDKFKRIHIIVMDSVGIGEAPDASEFDDFDVDTFGHIAEKMNGLHLPEMSKLGLSNIEVIKGVPKTDHPLAYYTKMQEASRGKDTMTGHWEIMGLYIDTPFRVFPDGFPKELIDQIEAHTGRAVIGNKPASGTEIIDELGEEQMKTGALIVYTSADSVLQIAAHEDIIPLEELYEICEFCRKITLDDPYMLGRIIARPYIGKKGSFKRTANRHDYALKPFKPTVMNALKEDGKSVIAIGKISDIFDGEGVTESIRTKSNMDGMDQLINVLSQDFKGISFLNLVDFDALFGHRRDPIGYGKALEEFDARLPEVFAKLDENDLLLITADHGNDPTYRGTDHTREYVPLLVYSKRFNEGKELPLRKTFADLGATVADNFSVKMPEYGTSFLANLK
- a CDS encoding Fur family transcriptional regulator yields the protein MEGRIGRIKAQLHEASYKLTPQREATVRVLLENEKDHLSAEEVFLCVKEIAPDTGLATVYRTLELLTELRVVDKINFGDGVSRYDLRKEGAKHFHHHLLCLECGSVEEVQEDLLEDVEKIIEERWNFLVKDHRLTFQGICSSCKKQTKKA
- a CDS encoding ABC transporter ATP-binding protein yields the protein MKNLYTEHLQIAYDKRIIVDQLNLDIPLGKITALVGANGSGKSTILKTMSRLMKPSSGAVILDGKKIHHESTKEIAKELAILPQSPSAPGGLTVYDLVTYGRTPHQKGFSTLNQEDRKLIDWAIRMTNLENFADHPIENLSGGQRQRAWIATLLAQDTPILFLDEPTTFLDMTHQLDVMNILKQLNELEKRTIVMVVHDLNLASRYASHMIAIKEGQMAASGTPTEVMTETMLEDVFNVKADILIDPRSGVPLCLPYETCNGCEIRDVVKEADIAITSEVTI